The Megalobrama amblycephala isolate DHTTF-2021 linkage group LG20, ASM1881202v1, whole genome shotgun sequence genome includes a window with the following:
- the tmem26b gene encoding LOW QUALITY PROTEIN: transmembrane protein 26b (The sequence of the model RefSeq protein was modified relative to this genomic sequence to represent the inferred CDS: deleted 1 base in 1 codon), with product MLVKFTCAVVTRALFILVSLIGVWRVTWVKNNNSYWLLTILYLPLVAEMFLTLRRRKGKDYKWFSPAILFFLISIIPTIWILELHHQQNMSDDTKCNKLDSSGFRSFLDELRNSSNATVNPQDPLRLLSSVCANDWILALHQILLILLIVGKWLLPIAGGVTRDEMSQLLLMFVGTAADILEFISETLPDVKENSLPFVCIILAVWTWSMLQFPLHFSVVNTKPEDFCEGQDDSILSKYRTDLWNIVGCLLLQDGPFFIVRLTVMMFFSVYHQMLVFFTIKNFLVVMLNIYRMWVICIDYRS from the exons atgCTTGTCAAATTTACCTGCGCTGTAGTCACCAgggcattatttattttagtgtctCTCATCGGTGTATGGAGAGTGACATGggtgaaaaataataattcgtACTGGCTTCTTACTATCCTCTATCTGCCTCTCGTA GCTGAAATGTTTTTAACTCTGAGAAGAAGAAAAGGGAAGGATTATAAATG GTTTTCTCCAGCAATATTGTTTTTCCTCATCAGTATTATACCAACCATATGGATCCTTGAATTGCACCATCAGCAAAACATGTCAGATGATACTAAG TGCAATAAACTGGATTCATCTGGATTCAGATCCTTTCTTGATGAATTAAGAAATTCTTCCAATGCAACCGTGAATCCACAG GACCCTCTGAGATTATTGTCATCGGTTTGTGCCAATGACTGGATCTTGGCCCTTCACCAAATCCTTCTGATCCTGCTAATAGTGGGGAAGTGGCTGTTACCAATCGCTGGAGGGGTCACCAGAGATGAAATGTCCCAGTTGTTGCTCATGTTTGTGGGCACAGCTGCTGATATCCTCGAGTTCATCAGTGAGACGCTGCCTGATGTGAA GGAGAACAGTCTGCCTTTTGTCTGCATTATTCTTGCAGTTTGGACATGGAGCATGCTACAGTTTCCTTTGCATTTCTCAG TGGTGAACACCAAACCTGAGGATTTTTGTGAAGGCCAGGATGACTCTATCCTCTCCAAGTACAGGACAGATTTATGGAACATTGTTGGATGTCTTTTGCTTCAAGATGGCCCCTTCTTTATTGTCCGACTTACAGTtatgatgtttttttctgtctATCATCAAATGCTGGTCTTCTTTACCATTAAGAACTTTCTAGTAGTGATGCTTAATATCTACAGGATGTGGGTTATTTGCATAGATTACAGATCATGA